A single genomic interval of Lacrimispora sphenoides JCM 1415 harbors:
- a CDS encoding type II toxin-antitoxin system Phd/YefM family antitoxin encodes MQVNLKNLVSMTEANQNFSKVAKLVDENGVAVILKNNAPRYIVIEYSKLQENENADDQMVEDVAAQILAKHMKAFEELAK; translated from the coding sequence ATGCAGGTAAATTTAAAAAACTTAGTATCCATGACAGAAGCAAATCAGAACTTTTCAAAAGTTGCTAAACTAGTAGATGAAAATGGCGTGGCAGTTATTTTAAAAAACAATGCTCCTAGATATATTGTTATTGAATACAGCAAGCTTCAGGAAAATGAAAATGCAGATGACCAGATGGTTGAGGATGTTGCAGCGCAGATTCTTGCAAAGCATATGAAGGCCTTTGAGGAGCTGGCTAAATGA
- a CDS encoding GyrI-like domain-containing protein → MAEMKKIIYKEADERLMVGMFRETSFSNAGQVWQDFFQGDTIEKLNGLSDVKCCDDIDENDGIGFMYDFSDKQSFNIIVGDFVQTNTKIPEGLFAKHIPKGFIAHVQIEGDNISDILDSAYLLITGAIEKSGGVIDYENFYWCEVYTRQRYSEPLQRGEKVIIDYLMPVKEK, encoded by the coding sequence ATGGCAGAAATGAAAAAAATCATCTACAAGGAAGCGGACGAACGCCTAATGGTTGGTATGTTCCGGGAAACCTCTTTTTCAAATGCTGGTCAAGTATGGCAGGACTTTTTTCAAGGAGATACAATTGAGAAACTTAACGGGCTATCAGATGTTAAATGCTGTGATGATATTGACGAAAATGACGGGATAGGCTTCATGTATGATTTTAGTGATAAACAGAGCTTCAATATCATCGTAGGTGACTTTGTACAAACCAATACAAAAATACCAGAAGGGCTGTTTGCTAAACATATTCCTAAAGGTTTTATCGCGCATGTTCAAATCGAAGGCGATAATATTTCAGATATACTAGATTCAGCATATTTGTTGATTACGGGAGCTATTGAAAAATCCGGTGGAGTAATTGACTATGAAAATTTCTATTGGTGCGAAGTTTATACACGTCAACGTTATTCAGAGCCGCTCCAACGGGGTGAAAAGGTTATCATAGACTACCTTATGCCCGTTAAAGAAAAGTAA
- a CDS encoding PfkB family carbohydrate kinase produces MTIKEIAQLAGVSISTVSKIVNGKDDSINQKTRERVLEIVKEYNYTPYASVKLVSEAKTFVLGVLLNSFTRSSLFLNGAIAVAQKNGYGLLVYDSLGSLETELKNITTLCKSQVDGVIWEPVNYESKEHEQYFKKYKIEVCRINAPFDSSHYFIDFTQIGYEATKLLLSYGHTKVGCLIRRGSIRSKLALEGFKKCLLEHGIPFRDNMILPEENDEWQNQIFAHLLTGIISTHFTSAQLLVEDLEKKRLQMPYNLSLISLRDDLRGITQPSKISSIRIPNYEFGSFVCERLIEKCEKRQLNTENFQTAYPLENTHSLDVPYFSQTKQIVVVGSINIDVILNVTELPQPGQVASTNTSFTSPGGKGANQAVAVAKLGHQVSLIGKVGNDYDSALVYSIIEENHVNTLGILRDPQAETGKAYIHLQDNGESTITILNGANETLSPEEILMHKDLFQNTSYCLLQTEIPENAVEAAAHLAHECGVKTILKPAVMKRLHPSIMKYTDIFVPNKTEAELLCPEETTIEGKAEAFIRHGAKSVIITLGHLGCYIKDPTFTGYLPAVHFSTIDTTGAADAFIGALAAYLTDGYPIEHAARIATYAAAFSVARQGVIPALIDRNSLEAYIKKVEPNIIQF; encoded by the coding sequence ATGACAATCAAAGAAATTGCCCAATTAGCGGGTGTATCAATATCAACCGTATCAAAAATCGTAAACGGCAAGGATGACAGCATTAATCAAAAAACCCGGGAGCGTGTTCTCGAGATTGTAAAAGAGTACAACTATACGCCTTATGCCAGTGTCAAACTTGTTTCCGAGGCCAAGACTTTTGTATTGGGGGTATTACTTAATTCCTTCACCAGATCGAGCCTGTTTTTGAATGGCGCGATTGCTGTTGCTCAAAAAAACGGCTATGGACTTCTGGTCTACGACAGTCTGGGCTCACTGGAAACCGAACTAAAAAACATTACTACACTATGTAAAAGTCAGGTAGACGGCGTAATCTGGGAACCGGTGAATTACGAAAGCAAAGAACATGAGCAATATTTTAAAAAATATAAAATTGAAGTCTGCCGCATTAATGCCCCATTTGACTCGAGTCATTATTTTATCGATTTTACCCAAATCGGCTATGAGGCGACTAAACTCCTCCTTTCCTATGGTCATACAAAAGTAGGATGCCTGATCAGGCGCGGCAGTATCCGTTCAAAATTAGCCCTTGAAGGTTTCAAAAAATGTCTTCTCGAACATGGGATTCCTTTTCGAGATAACATGATTCTACCCGAGGAAAACGATGAATGGCAAAATCAGATCTTTGCACATTTACTGACCGGCATTATCAGTACCCATTTTACTTCCGCTCAATTGCTGGTTGAGGATTTAGAAAAGAAAAGGCTTCAGATGCCATACAACCTTTCACTAATCAGCTTAAGAGATGATCTGCGAGGAATTACCCAGCCTTCGAAAATATCCAGTATTCGTATTCCTAATTATGAATTTGGTTCTTTTGTTTGTGAACGTCTCATTGAAAAATGCGAGAAGAGGCAGCTCAATACAGAAAATTTCCAAACCGCTTATCCGTTAGAGAACACACATAGCCTGGATGTTCCTTATTTCTCCCAGACCAAGCAGATTGTTGTAGTTGGAAGTATTAACATAGATGTAATCCTGAATGTAACCGAACTGCCACAGCCAGGCCAGGTTGCCAGTACGAATACCAGCTTTACCAGCCCCGGCGGAAAAGGTGCCAATCAGGCCGTCGCGGTCGCCAAACTGGGACATCAAGTGTCCCTGATCGGAAAAGTAGGTAACGATTACGACTCGGCTCTCGTTTATTCGATCATAGAAGAAAACCACGTAAACACTCTGGGAATTCTACGAGATCCCCAGGCCGAGACCGGCAAAGCATATATCCACCTGCAGGACAACGGGGAAAGCACGATTACAATTTTGAACGGCGCCAATGAAACCCTAAGCCCGGAAGAAATCCTGATGCATAAGGATCTCTTCCAAAATACCAGCTATTGCTTATTACAAACGGAAATCCCGGAAAATGCCGTTGAAGCAGCCGCCCATCTAGCTCACGAATGCGGTGTAAAAACAATCCTGAAACCAGCAGTCATGAAGCGGTTGCACCCGTCAATAATGAAGTACACAGATATTTTTGTACCGAATAAGACAGAAGCAGAGCTGCTATGCCCGGAAGAAACCACAATCGAGGGAAAAGCTGAAGCATTTATCAGGCATGGTGCAAAATCCGTTATTATTACCCTCGGACATTTAGGATGCTATATCAAAGATCCGACTTTTACCGGCTACCTGCCTGCGGTTCATTTTTCGACAATTGATACCACCGGAGCCGCTGATGCTTTCATTGGTGCATTGGCAGCTTACTTAACTGATGGATATCCGATTGAGCATGCTGCCCGAATCGCTACCTATGCTGCCGCCTTCAGCGTTGCCAGACAAGGCGTCATACCTGCACTGATCGATCGCAATTCGTTGGAAGCTTACATCAAAAAAGTGGAACCCAACATTATTCAGTTCTGA
- a CDS encoding BMP family ABC transporter substrate-binding protein: MKKSVKKVIAVVIATAMAAGLTACGSGGITKSSSAVDTGNQETKTESGTPAAKDGEKGRIAYIVGNLGDKSFNDSGEEGMKMLRAEGWDCKTVEAGDETKADKWEDAMLDTIDEGYEYIVASSTYRDILIRLAKEYPEVKFVCFDDSMDESEIPENLALIFYAQNEGSYMVGQLAAGMSKSKVVAVNVGMDNPVIADFVTGFVNGVQDYDPECKVVKATVGSWTDPAKMKELCLSQARDKKADVFYQVAGGAGGGLFEACKELNTWAIGVDSDQYQYYKNSENPELADVILTSMLKNVGDSFVSFFHDVEAGKDVWKKVNRLGLAESSVGYVDNDFFKESVPEEVRQNMKEAQSKIVSGEKSVKSYYDFADEAEYQAMLDSVAP, translated from the coding sequence ATGAAAAAAAGTGTAAAGAAAGTAATCGCGGTTGTGATAGCCACGGCAATGGCAGCAGGTCTTACAGCTTGTGGTTCGGGAGGAATAACAAAATCATCAAGTGCAGTTGATACCGGAAATCAGGAAACGAAAACCGAAAGTGGAACTCCGGCTGCCAAAGACGGCGAAAAGGGGCGGATTGCCTATATTGTAGGAAATCTGGGGGACAAGTCTTTTAACGATTCCGGTGAAGAGGGAATGAAAATGCTCCGTGCGGAAGGTTGGGATTGTAAGACGGTTGAAGCCGGCGATGAGACAAAAGCGGATAAATGGGAAGATGCCATGCTGGATACCATTGACGAAGGCTATGAATATATCGTGGCATCCTCTACGTATCGTGATATTTTGATCCGCTTGGCGAAGGAATATCCGGAGGTTAAGTTTGTATGTTTTGATGATTCTATGGATGAATCTGAGATACCGGAAAACCTGGCTCTTATTTTCTACGCCCAGAATGAGGGCTCTTATATGGTAGGACAGCTGGCAGCCGGTATGTCTAAATCAAAAGTTGTGGCAGTTAATGTGGGAATGGATAATCCGGTTATTGCTGACTTTGTTACCGGTTTTGTAAATGGTGTTCAGGATTACGATCCGGAGTGCAAAGTTGTTAAGGCAACCGTTGGTTCCTGGACGGATCCGGCCAAGATGAAAGAACTTTGCCTTTCTCAGGCAAGAGATAAAAAAGCTGATGTATTCTATCAGGTGGCCGGCGGAGCCGGCGGCGGTTTGTTTGAAGCATGCAAAGAACTGAACACCTGGGCAATTGGAGTGGATTCCGATCAGTATCAGTATTATAAAAATTCCGAGAATCCGGAACTAGCCGATGTAATTTTAACCTCCATGCTGAAAAATGTCGGTGATTCTTTTGTATCATTTTTCCATGATGTTGAAGCTGGAAAAGATGTATGGAAGAAAGTAAACCGTCTGGGTCTGGCGGAAAGTTCCGTTGGATATGTTGATAATGATTTCTTCAAAGAATCCGTTCCGGAAGAAGTGCGTCAGAATATGAAAGAGGCACAGTCTAAGATCGTCAGCGGCGAAAAGTCAGTGAAATCTTACTATGATTTTGCGGATGAGGCCGAGTATCAGGCAATGCTTGACAGTGTAGCACCTTAA
- a CDS encoding MATE family efflux transporter, translating into MSLVKRKDVPIIREAQFYSRILMLAVPIILQQFLRVSVDTADSIMLGRINQLQMSAVSQAQQIFFIFYTLCNGFSAGCCVLIAQYWGRQGKEEIRILFATGIRAVAVFGTAVSLLVLTFPQIFMRIYSSDPSIIELGASYLRIAAFMYLPCGMSTMMFACCRGIEQVKISFIANVISYPINILLDYCLIFGKFGFPCIGIQGAALGAVIARLVEFTILVVFVFKREKRIQMKVRDLLKSDKRLSRNFYLIGIPIVIHELIWSTGTTAGSAITGQMSISVVGGYNIANTFYQLVACVMNGILQACSVVIGKAIGSGLKKTEIKKQAYSVLVLGFAGGTILGMIMILFGIPFTKLYRLTDETRAYAIQFMAILALIWPFSGVEMTGIIATLRAGGDGKTGLVTDIFTMWLITIPLASLGAFVFDWPAAAVIGIIKINIVLEALVGVWRIRSMKWIRNLTSC; encoded by the coding sequence ATGAGTTTAGTAAAAAGAAAAGACGTTCCAATTATTAGGGAGGCTCAGTTTTATTCCAGGATCCTAATGTTAGCAGTACCCATCATTCTGCAACAATTTCTGAGGGTTAGTGTTGATACGGCAGACAGCATTATGCTGGGACGAATTAACCAGTTGCAAATGTCGGCAGTTTCCCAGGCGCAGCAGATATTCTTTATCTTTTATACGTTATGCAACGGCTTTTCAGCCGGATGCTGCGTACTGATTGCTCAATATTGGGGGCGCCAGGGCAAGGAAGAGATAAGAATACTATTTGCGACAGGTATTCGGGCGGTTGCTGTTTTCGGAACAGCGGTTTCACTTCTGGTACTGACATTTCCACAGATATTTATGCGGATTTACAGCAGTGACCCTTCGATCATCGAACTGGGGGCTTCTTATTTGCGGATCGCGGCTTTCATGTATCTTCCCTGTGGTATGAGTACTATGATGTTTGCTTGCTGCCGGGGGATTGAACAGGTTAAGATATCGTTTATTGCCAATGTGATTTCATATCCGATAAATATTTTGCTGGATTATTGTCTGATTTTTGGTAAGTTCGGGTTTCCTTGTATAGGGATTCAGGGGGCGGCCCTGGGTGCCGTGATTGCCAGATTGGTGGAATTTACTATCCTGGTAGTATTTGTCTTTAAAAGGGAAAAAAGAATTCAGATGAAAGTAAGAGATTTGCTGAAATCGGACAAACGGTTAAGCAGGAATTTTTACCTCATTGGTATTCCGATTGTTATCCATGAGCTGATCTGGTCAACGGGGACGACAGCGGGAAGTGCTATCACCGGGCAGATGAGCATCAGTGTAGTCGGCGGATATAATATTGCAAATACATTCTACCAATTGGTTGCCTGTGTTATGAATGGAATTTTGCAAGCCTGCAGTGTTGTGATCGGTAAAGCGATCGGTTCGGGTCTAAAGAAGACGGAGATTAAAAAGCAGGCTTACAGTGTCCTGGTTCTTGGATTTGCCGGAGGAACGATACTGGGGATGATAATGATTCTGTTTGGGATACCGTTTACAAAGCTTTACCGGCTGACCGATGAGACCCGGGCTTATGCCATACAATTTATGGCGATTCTGGCACTGATCTGGCCGTTTTCCGGTGTGGAGATGACCGGAATCATTGCCACTTTGCGGGCCGGGGGAGACGGGAAGACAGGGCTGGTCACGGATATCTTCACGATGTGGCTGATTACCATACCGCTTGCATCATTAGGCGCTTTTGTTTTCGATTGGCCGGCTGCTGCGGTGATTGGAATCATTAAAATTAATATTGTATTAGAAGCACTGGTGGGAGTTTGGCGGATTCGATCCATGAAATGGATTCGCAACCTGACGTCGTGCTGA
- a CDS encoding nucleoside hydrolase codes for MAKRTFIIDCDTGTDDAIAIIAALYSPEIELAAITSVNGNVSHQYTSQNNLNLMEYLSADIMVARGAEKPLFLRAPYYGDTHGQTGLGDIVLPTAVASDFAKENAIEVIRRKAEELNGELELLVIGPMTNIAIALSLYPDIAEKIKHIWFMGGAVKGGNVSATSEFNIWVDPVAARLVLASGIPCTMVGLDVTELAIMNHQDAEILRSIGTRAALLTADILDYMFRRHEKGGEDAVMHDALALAAALCPQCLVCNDYFVDVECMDSYAVGHTAVDLRNKLGHKPNVKVAMDIHVDLFKEWLIGCIGNSREL; via the coding sequence ATGGCAAAGAGAACATTTATTATTGACTGCGATACGGGTACTGATGATGCAATTGCGATTATAGCTGCTTTATACAGCCCGGAGATTGAACTGGCTGCAATTACTTCGGTAAATGGAAATGTATCGCACCAGTACACCTCACAGAATAATCTGAACCTGATGGAGTATCTTAGCGCTGATATTATGGTTGCCCGGGGAGCTGAGAAGCCCCTGTTTCTAAGAGCGCCGTACTATGGTGATACTCACGGTCAGACAGGGCTTGGCGATATTGTACTGCCAACTGCTGTTGCTAGTGATTTTGCAAAAGAAAATGCAATTGAGGTGATCCGTCGGAAAGCAGAAGAACTGAATGGTGAGTTGGAACTGCTTGTCATTGGTCCGATGACCAATATTGCTATTGCTCTTTCGCTTTATCCTGATATTGCAGAAAAGATCAAGCACATCTGGTTCATGGGCGGCGCGGTAAAAGGCGGGAATGTTTCCGCCACGTCTGAATTTAATATCTGGGTGGATCCGGTAGCGGCCAGGCTGGTTTTAGCATCAGGGATTCCTTGCACGATGGTCGGTCTGGATGTGACGGAACTGGCAATTATGAATCATCAGGATGCGGAAATTTTAAGAAGTATAGGAACGAGAGCTGCGCTGCTGACAGCCGATATTCTGGATTATATGTTCAGACGGCATGAAAAAGGCGGCGAGGATGCGGTGATGCACGATGCCCTGGCCCTGGCGGCGGCGTTGTGTCCCCAGTGTCTGGTCTGTAATGATTACTTTGTTGATGTTGAGTGTATGGATTCTTATGCAGTAGGACATACGGCAGTAGATTTGAGAAATAAACTAGGCCATAAGCCCAATGTGAAAGTAGCAATGGATATCCATGTCGATTTATTTAAGGAGTGGTTGATTGGCTGCATTGGCAACAGCCGTGAACTATGA
- a CDS encoding ABC transporter ATP-binding protein: protein MSGEVLRMENITKIYSNGFVANKGITFWLNEGEILALVGENGAGKTTLMKVLFGLENAQSGRVLVQEQEVQIQNTLDAIDKGIGMVHQHFMLVPSLTVAENVALGIEPMKKGTFDYNKAVEMTREVAEKYNFNIDPKMKVMDLSVGQMQKVEIMKVLIRGAKIIILDEPTAVLTPQETDELFEQLILLRKSGHSIIFISHKLEEVKRICSRVTVLRHGFCLGSYELEDMSEADISRLMVGRDVILRIDKEQPKPGEAVVHIKNLIKINEMGKTVLDGVSLDIRAGEVVGIAGVEGNGQSELSDVLSGLGIFSSGEVSINGTSISGKTVHQIRQLGLAFIPEDRMDFGCAGDMSIRDNIISDRYFQPQYRKGPFINRKYIDQIVDQCIKDFEIACDDRNQPVRMLSGGNIQKVVVAREFTSGSNFILANQPTRGIDVGAAEMIRKTIVRKSREDKTASLLISADLNEVLECSDRLLVMRKGKVVAAFKQANLVSEDELGEYMLGIKTMTAKEMEDVL, encoded by the coding sequence ATGTCTGGTGAAGTTTTGAGAATGGAGAACATTACTAAGATTTACAGTAATGGATTTGTCGCCAATAAGGGCATTACCTTTTGGCTGAATGAAGGAGAGATTCTGGCTCTGGTAGGGGAAAACGGAGCAGGAAAAACGACGTTGATGAAAGTTCTCTTCGGGTTGGAAAATGCCCAGTCCGGACGTGTTCTGGTACAAGAGCAGGAGGTTCAGATTCAAAATACACTGGATGCCATTGATAAAGGCATAGGAATGGTACATCAGCATTTTATGCTGGTGCCGTCACTGACTGTAGCGGAGAATGTGGCTTTGGGAATCGAACCAATGAAAAAGGGAACGTTTGATTACAACAAAGCAGTGGAGATGACCAGAGAAGTAGCAGAAAAGTATAATTTTAATATTGATCCCAAGATGAAAGTGATGGACCTTTCGGTTGGTCAGATGCAGAAAGTTGAGATCATGAAAGTATTGATTCGCGGAGCAAAAATTATCATTTTGGATGAACCGACGGCGGTCCTGACACCTCAGGAGACAGATGAATTGTTTGAACAGCTGATTCTGTTAAGGAAGAGCGGGCATTCGATTATCTTTATCTCACACAAGCTGGAAGAAGTAAAACGTATCTGCAGCCGTGTTACGGTTCTGCGCCATGGTTTTTGTCTGGGTAGTTATGAACTGGAGGATATGAGTGAAGCCGATATCTCGAGACTGATGGTTGGCCGGGATGTCATACTTAGGATTGATAAAGAGCAGCCGAAGCCCGGGGAAGCTGTTGTACATATCAAAAATCTGATCAAGATCAACGAAATGGGAAAGACCGTACTAGATGGTGTCTCTCTTGATATTCGAGCGGGTGAAGTAGTAGGTATTGCCGGTGTAGAAGGAAATGGCCAGAGTGAACTTTCTGACGTATTATCAGGACTTGGTATTTTCTCTTCCGGTGAAGTATCCATTAACGGAACCAGCATATCAGGAAAAACTGTTCACCAGATCCGGCAGTTGGGGCTGGCATTTATTCCGGAAGACAGAATGGATTTTGGCTGTGCCGGAGATATGTCAATTCGGGATAATATCATTTCAGACCGCTATTTTCAGCCGCAGTACCGGAAGGGCCCTTTTATTAACCGAAAATATATTGATCAGATTGTTGACCAGTGTATAAAAGATTTTGAAATAGCCTGTGATGACAGAAACCAGCCGGTACGGATGCTTTCCGGTGGTAATATCCAAAAGGTGGTGGTGGCCAGAGAGTTTACTTCCGGCAGCAATTTTATTCTGGCCAATCAGCCGACCAGGGGAATTGACGTTGGTGCAGCGGAAATGATTCGTAAGACAATTGTCCGTAAATCAAGGGAAGATAAGACGGCTTCCCTGCTGATCTCAGCCGATTTGAATGAAGTGCTGGAGTGTTCTGACAGGCTGCTGGTTATGCGGAAAGGGAAGGTCGTAGCAGCATTTAAGCAGGCAAATCTCGTTTCGGAAGATGAATTGGGGGAATATATGCTGGGTATTAAGACAATGACAGCAAAAGAAATGGAGGATGTGCTATGA
- a CDS encoding ABC transporter permease, giving the protein MSKTRRIETTVELVRILVAIGIAYGIALVTLFAISDDPVYVIRQFVLGPFSSVRRVGSIINLAIPFTFTGLCFCFVYAVNKFNLSGEGIFMFSGCIVSLTAISLGGAGLPTPVMLLILLAVGAIVGFLVSLIPAWLDVKFKANIVVVSLMLNSILAFLSIWVLKYFMRDPSIGSLGSYMIPESAKLPMIFGKFRVQSGFFVALIAVAFVGVLFYKTIFGYKMRVVGSNPNFAKASGINMNGTIILAQLVGGIFAGMGGTCEILGNYDRYKWVVSTQHGFDGLMVAVLARKNPILVPVAAILLAYIRIGADVVNSKGDIPIEFITVIQGIVILLVAAEEFMGRYKKKLIYKAAQKDMKMDREREAKVILAENAAEAGKESVE; this is encoded by the coding sequence ATGAGCAAAACAAGGCGAATAGAAACAACAGTCGAATTGGTACGCATCCTTGTTGCTATCGGCATTGCTTATGGAATTGCACTCGTTACACTGTTTGCCATCAGTGATGATCCGGTCTACGTTATCAGGCAATTTGTATTGGGTCCGTTCTCTTCCGTGCGGAGAGTCGGAAGCATAATTAATCTGGCCATTCCGTTTACATTTACCGGATTATGTTTTTGCTTTGTGTATGCAGTAAATAAGTTTAATCTCTCCGGTGAAGGCATTTTTATGTTTTCGGGGTGTATTGTTTCTCTGACTGCTATTTCATTAGGCGGAGCGGGCCTGCCGACGCCGGTTATGCTTTTGATCCTGCTGGCAGTTGGTGCAATCGTCGGGTTCTTAGTTTCCCTGATTCCGGCATGGTTGGATGTTAAGTTTAAGGCCAATATTGTGGTTGTCTCCCTGATGCTTAACAGCATTTTAGCATTTTTATCGATCTGGGTGCTGAAGTATTTTATGCGGGATCCGTCAATTGGTTCGCTGGGATCCTATATGATTCCGGAGTCGGCAAAGCTTCCTATGATCTTTGGAAAGTTTCGCGTTCAGTCAGGATTCTTTGTGGCTTTGATCGCTGTGGCTTTCGTTGGAGTTTTGTTCTATAAGACCATTTTTGGATATAAGATGCGGGTTGTTGGAAGCAATCCGAATTTTGCCAAGGCTAGCGGTATCAATATGAACGGTACGATTATTCTGGCTCAATTAGTTGGCGGTATTTTCGCCGGTATGGGCGGTACGTGTGAGATTCTGGGCAATTATGATCGATACAAATGGGTCGTTAGTACCCAGCATGGTTTTGATGGTCTGATGGTTGCCGTTCTGGCCAGAAAGAATCCGATTCTGGTTCCGGTAGCGGCGATTCTGCTGGCATATATCCGGATCGGTGCTGATGTTGTTAACTCCAAAGGTGATATTCCGATTGAGTTCATTACTGTTATCCAGGGAATCGTTATTCTTCTGGTAGCGGCTGAAGAATTCATGGGAAGATATAAGAAAAAACTAATCTATAAAGCAGCCCAGAAGGACATGAAAATGGACCGGGAAAGAGAAGCAAAGGTAATTTTGGCAGAAAATGCAGCAGAAGCCGGAAAGGAGAGCGTGGAGTAA
- a CDS encoding M20/M25/M40 family metallo-hydrolase, which yields MIKKQMLTDSLEKQKQELKELGRTLFACPEVGFREEKTSAHLLSFFQKNGISCQGNQSLTGVRADIGERNGSGYHIALVADMDAVYAGSGDNKQAIHACGHSIQVADMAFSMKLIKESGLLDETGGSVTFIATPAEEFIDLDYREALVQAGKVRFFSGKQNLIADGFFDDIDCIISAHVNSEENTLFDIGSSLTGFTKKRIIFTGQAAHSGALAHQGRNAMHGAALFMNALSFLKEQFPPEKGIHIAPIITACSGSVNTVPDQAVLETYIRANTLSSLLEACQSLDDCANHCALALKLKNSIENQTGYLPLQQSEPLIKAVFQNMLNVCPSEQILKNQVSGASGDIGDLSYLIPSVQFGFSGIEGQIHSANFTIRDEESVYTNVVQVVLGTIYDLLTKKELQIKYDDYDIRKNAYLTDWLGI from the coding sequence ATGATAAAGAAACAGATGCTGACCGATTCCTTAGAAAAACAAAAGCAAGAACTAAAAGAGCTGGGCCGGACACTTTTTGCCTGTCCCGAAGTCGGATTCCGGGAAGAAAAGACTTCCGCCCATCTCCTGTCATTTTTTCAGAAAAATGGCATCTCCTGTCAGGGCAATCAATCCCTGACCGGTGTCCGCGCAGATATTGGAGAGCGTAATGGCTCCGGTTATCATATTGCCCTGGTCGCCGATATGGATGCCGTTTATGCCGGCAGCGGTGATAATAAACAAGCGATTCACGCCTGCGGCCACAGCATCCAGGTTGCCGATATGGCTTTTTCCATGAAACTGATAAAAGAAAGCGGACTGCTGGATGAAACCGGGGGCAGCGTTACCTTTATCGCCACTCCGGCCGAAGAATTTATTGATCTTGATTATCGGGAAGCCCTTGTCCAGGCAGGAAAAGTTCGTTTTTTTTCAGGAAAGCAGAATCTAATTGCAGATGGTTTCTTTGATGACATTGACTGCATTATATCAGCTCATGTTAATAGCGAAGAGAATACCCTCTTTGATATCGGCAGCAGTCTTACTGGTTTTACTAAAAAGAGAATTATTTTTACCGGACAGGCAGCACATTCCGGAGCATTGGCACACCAGGGGCGCAATGCCATGCATGGAGCCGCGTTATTTATGAATGCATTATCTTTTTTAAAAGAACAGTTTCCACCAGAAAAAGGAATTCATATTGCTCCGATTATCACAGCATGCAGCGGCAGTGTCAACACCGTCCCAGACCAGGCTGTTTTAGAAACCTATATCCGGGCCAATACACTCAGCAGCCTTCTTGAAGCCTGTCAGTCGCTAGATGATTGCGCCAACCATTGCGCCCTTGCACTAAAGCTGAAAAATTCAATCGAAAATCAGACTGGATATCTGCCGCTTCAACAGTCTGAGCCGCTGATTAAAGCTGTTTTCCAGAATATGCTCAACGTTTGCCCATCCGAACAGATTCTTAAAAATCAAGTTTCCGGGGCCTCTGGTGACATTGGTGATTTGAGTTACCTCATCCCCTCCGTGCAATTCGGATTTTCCGGTATTGAGGGACAGATCCACAGTGCCAATTTCACGATTCGCGATGAAGAAAGTGTCTACACAAATGTGGTTCAAGTGGTTTTAGGAACTATTTATGATCTACTGACTAAGAAAGAACTGCAGATAAAATATGATGATTACGACATTCGTAAAAATGCATACTTAACGGACTGGCTGGGGATTTAA